In Miscanthus floridulus cultivar M001 chromosome 5, ASM1932011v1, whole genome shotgun sequence, one genomic interval encodes:
- the LOC136452486 gene encoding uncharacterized protein yields MPAGRAVAMAAMVAVVAAAAAALPLLADGAYADCYNYCFNDCISKDKSMRDYCSYACDKTCAPDGALWRPIAGLPINSQLACVRDSCHRRREDGNDMKACYGQCYDRCETKAGLPRPLRAGRGAVRPAALPDHPFHEKQDAVRPAALPDHPFHKKQDAVWPAALPDHPFHEKHDAFWPAALPDHPFHEKQDMVRPAALPDHPFHKKQDAVWPAALPDHPFHKRQDAVLPAALPDHPFHKKQQDAVWPAALPDHPFHKKQDAVRPAALPDHPFRKMHDAVRPSGETDPGHVISPAWGPVHP; encoded by the exons ATGCCTGCCGGACGAGCGGTCGcaatggcggccatggtggcggtggtggcggcggcggcggcggcgctgccgctGCTCGCGGATGGCGCGTACGCGGACTGCTACAACTACTGCTTCAACGACTGCATCTCCAAGGACAAGTCCATGAGAGACTACTGCAGCTACGCCTGCGACAAGACCTGCGCGCCCGACGGCGCGCTCTGGCGCCCCATCGCCGGACTCCCCATAAACAGCCAACTCGCCTGCGTCAGGGACTCCTGCCACCGTCGCCGTGAAG ATGGCAACGACATGAAGGCTTGCTACGGGCAGTGCTACGACCGCTGCGAGACCAAGGCCGGGCTGCCGAGGCCTCTCCGCGCAGGCCGCGGCGCTGTCCGGCCGGCGGCGTTGCCCGACCACCCATTCCACGAGAAGCAGGACGCTGTCCGGCCAGCGGCATTGCCAGACCACCCATTCCACAAGAAGCAGGACGCTGTCTGGCCGGCGGCGTTGCCCGACCATCCATTCCACGAGAAGCATGACGCTTTCTGGCCGGCGGCTTTGCCTGACCACCCATTCCACGAGAAGCAGGACATGGTCCGGCCGGCGGCGTTGCCGGACCACCCATTCCACAAGAAGCAGGACGCTGTCTGGCCGGCGGCGTTGCCTGACCATCCATTCCACAAGAGGCAGGACGCTGTTCTGCCCGCGGCGTTGCCCGATCACCCATTCCACAAGAAGCAGCAGGACGCTGTCTGGCCGGCGGCATTGCCCGATCACCCATTCCACAAGAAGCAGGACGCTGTTCGGCCGGCGGCGTTGCCGGACCACCCCTTCCGCAAGATGCACGATGCGGTCAGGCCGTCAGGAGAGACGGATCCAGGACACGTCATCTCTCCGGCATGGGGCCCCGTCCACCCCTAA